From Lathamus discolor isolate bLatDis1 chromosome 15, bLatDis1.hap1, whole genome shotgun sequence, a single genomic window includes:
- the LOC136022276 gene encoding glutamine synthetase, whose amino-acid sequence MSVSHSSRLNKLVREQYVRLPQDGLVQVTYVWIDGSGEGVRCKSRTLDKEPKSIEDVPEWNFDGSSTAQAEGSNSDMFLVPVRMFRDPFCLDPNKLVLCEVLKYNRKPAETNLRHTCKKIMDLVKDSHPWFGMEQEYTLLGINGHPYGWPDNGFPGPQGPYYCGVGADKVYGRDIVESHYKACLYAGVKICGTNAEVMPSQWEFQVGPCEGIEMGDHLWMARFILHRVCEDFGVVATLDPKPMTGNWNGAGCHTNYSTEEMRREGGLKHIEAAIEKLSKRHDYHICVYDPRGGRDNSRRLTGHHETSNIFEFSAGVANRGASIRIPRQVGQDGYGYFEDRRPAANCDPYAVTEAIMRTTVLNETGVETKDYADH is encoded by the exons ATGTCGGTGTCACacagctccaggctgaacaagctggTGCGGGAGCAGTACGTGCGGCTGCCCCAGGACGGGCTGGTGCAGGTCACCTACGTCTGGATCGACGGCAGCGGCGAGGGCGTGCGCTGCAAGAGCAGGACCCTCGACAAGGAGCCCAAGAGCATCGAAG ATGTCCCTGAGTGGAATTTCGATGGCTCCAGCACGGCGCAGGCAGAGGGCTCCAACAGCGACATGTTCCTGGTGCCCGTCCGCATGTTCAGGGACCCTTTCTGCCTGGACCCCAACAAGCTGGTGCTCTGCGAAGTGCTGAAGTACAACAGGAAACCCGCAG agaCCAACCTGAGACACACATGCAAGAAGATCATGGACTTGGTTAAGGACAGCCACCCCTGGTTTGGGATGGAGCAGGAGTACACACTGCTGGGCATCAACGGCCACCCCTATGGCTGGCCCGACAACGGCTTCCCCGGCCCACAAG gCCCTTATTACTGTGGGGTTGGAGCAGACAAAGTGTACGGGCGTGACATCGTGGAGTCTCACTACAAGGCATGTCTCTACGCAGGGGTGAAGATCTGTGGCACCAATGCAGAGGTGATGCCCTCCCAG TGGGAATTCCAGGTGGGCCCGTGTGAAGGCATTGAGATGGGGGATCACCTCTGGATGGCTCGGTTCATCCTGCACCGAGTCTGTGAGGACTTTGGGGTTGTGGCTACTCTGGACCCCAAACCGATGACCGGGAACTGGAACGGTGCCGGGTGTCACACCAACTACAGCACTGAGGAGATGCGGAGAGAAGGGGGCCTCAA ACACATCGAAGCTGCCATCGAGAAGCTGAGCAAGCGGCACGATTACCACATCTGTGTGTACGACCCACGGGGCGGCAGGGACAACTCCCGGCGCCTCACCGGCCACCACGAGACCTCCAACATCTTCGAGTTCTCCGCCGGCGTGGCCAACCGAGGCGCCAGCATCCGCATCCCGCGCCAGGTCGGCCAGGACGGGTACGGATACTTCGAGGACCGGCGGCCGGCGGCCAACTGCGACCCTTACGCGGTCACTGAGGCCATCATGAGGACCACGGTGCTCAATGAGACCGGGGTGGAGACCAAGGACTATGCTGACCACTGA